The genomic stretch tacgtagtacgaactttacgattggagaatTACAATAAAATCATAATCAATAAAAAATCGTCTAAAAAATCGTCTACATCTCGATCTTTCTTCGGAAAACCTTCTCTTCTTCACAGGGTGGTAAGGGGTGCGTATAGGACTCGCCAGACAATTTTcattgcgtaactcgccagttttttttagtagtgcgtaactcgccagtttttcagtgcgtaactcgccagttttttTCAGTGCGTATTGGTCTCGCCAGACAATTTtcttgcgtaactcgccagtttttttcttttcttttgtaccACCTTGataaaaaatcgaaaattttctTTTAGAGCAATCTCAATAAAAGGATAAAAACATTATtagaagcttttttttttttttttttttttaaactaagAAAACTCCCAACGTAAAGCCATGGATGGCATGATGATGACGGTGGAAATACgtttctcccttttttttttttttttttttgaattcaaAGACAGAAATTATTATTTGTGGTTGAAAATCCTACCGGTGGGTGTAAATTTCCGGTCACCCACCGGTAAGAATGCGGAAGCGGTTTATAGAGACCTCAagaacgaggctctgataccatgttacgATATTGATTTTGGTTAAGCGTAATGTGTTGCCTTTTCTCATTAGCATCAGCAAGATATAAATACAAATCGTCTTTGGGTCAAAGCCCATACAAAGCTTAGCCTAATTCGGCCTAATAGCCATTTATTCACAAAATAATTTTAATGTCTTATAAAacataaaaagaaaagaaaattgtATCAATTCCTATATATAATAATGGGAACAAGTTCTAAAATTGCAAACACTAAGGAACAACACCGAAAGAAAACAAGGCACTAATAATGCAATGCGAAACAGAGCATACTCTCTCGGTCGAACATGAGGAATAAACCCATAAAATCACCAATTTAAACGTGATGCAATAACAACTTGCTAGAAAAGTAGAAATAAGCATAAATTTCAAAGGCATTACTAAATGTTTTTATTTccttgtgaggagtattttaatcaaacgtaaacaactaattaaattaaaagtcATCAAGCAAAAGAAGGAGGAGCAACCCAGTAAACTTGAGGGCGAACGTCGGCAAGATCACCAAGTGAAAGAAATGGTGTTATACATTTTGTTTCCAAGTCATAGTAACCAAGATCATCCGCAACATACACACAATTCGACTTGATCCCTGAACCGTTGTGAGTTGAGATGAAAAACGGTTCGCTATTTGTTCCTATGAAGAGCGCCTGATCGTCTATCGACTCTACATATTCCACTTCCCCTTCGCCCTCTAAATCAATCTTAAGCAATTTGATATCTTTAGTCTCGCATCCAACCTCATCCTTTTTAGCTAAATGCCTAATGACGAGAAACAGACGAGAATTATTTCCTTCGGTTACCACCAGGTATACCTCGACATTATAGTCCCATGGATTAACCTTATCGAACACCTTATATATTTCCGGATACAAAGACAAAGACAAAGCACGTCTTTTATCACCTGTTTCATCATCCTCAAATGGATACGACCTGGTAATAAATTGGAGCTTCCTGTTATCGTCCTCAAAGTGTAATTTGTACAAAGTGTCCGCCTTTCTGTTATAAGCCGCTAGACATAATTTATTATGTAGTTCTCGCTTCTCTTCTATAAGTGAAAAGTTCTCTGACATTGGATCACCAGCCAGAGTAAAATGTAACCCTTGTCTATATTTTGGAAACTTGAGTGGTGGTAACTTGTGACAACGCGCTTCAGTGTACGGGTTAGCCAGGAATAGACTACCATCCGAATCAAATTCGAACGCAACCCATCCTTTGGCCGATCCTACACACTTTGTGTTGAATGGAACGCTACCATGTGCCAACGGACGATCAATCTTGACAATTGATTTGTCGATTATATTAAAGTAGTTATCAGATGGACCATTCGGACCGTCTTTAACGTCAGGGGGAAGCATAAGCCATGGTGTTGATAATATTGGCAACGATGACTTGTACGAGTTCTTTGAAATtattgttgatgatgatgaaaaTTGTCGATAcggtcttaatttgtgaacacaaTGATTGAGAATACTGCGTACAGCCATGGTGAATTATTTTTACAGTTTAGGGTAATTGGTTAATTATCGAGTAGTTTATATTAGACCCGAAAAACAGGTCAATCGAGTCAAGGGTAGGTTATATTCGACAATCGGATTTTTAGGTTATCAAATTTCCGTAAATGCGATTCCCTTGTAAAGCTATTGAATTTTGATAAAATATACTCCATATATTTTTTTATTAGAAATATCTAAAAAGATATTTATACAAATCACGGAAAATTTTTCTAAATCTTCTCAAAAAAAAATACCTCAAAGAAGAAAATTAGAGTACTGCCGGCGCAATCGTACAATGGCAGCCATTGGTTTCGCGCGAAGAGCACTAAAGCATATTACGCCAATGACGCGTACTTGCGCAATAACCGCCAAAAGACGGTTCTCGACATTACCGCCGACACCGTCACCGTGGCTACGGGTACCGATCGATATGACTAACCCAGAGTTTGTTGAGTTTGAAAATTTCTATAACATTGTAGACAAGAGCCTTGTCAAGCTTAATAGAGAGACTGCATACGGCATCGATCGTAACATATTATGCGTTGGATCAAGTCGCGGGTCACTCGCATTTGTCTGCGAAAGTGTACGGTTATATTTCGGTTTTCCCCACACTGGCGGGGGTTACAAGTACAATATATACGGTGGTGAAGAGTTTGACGATGAATACAGCAGTGACGAATATAATCAAGGTCTTCACTCGTTGACCCGATTCTACATTAAAGTCGGAGTTAAATACGGCGCTATTGGAACAGTTCTTTGCTATCCGAGGTATCACCCTAAAAATCCAACCCTTGAGAACTACCATGATTTTTATGTGTCAGATGATTACAATCGTGATTGGATTAGGTACCCTAACCTATTCCACAAAGATGATCCGCCTATTGTATATTGTAAGAAGACTAATACGGTTTATAAGCTTTCCTGTTATGGTAATGAACACGGTCCATGGGTTGTTGAACTATGGGATATCCCTAATCATCGTATAAATGTCACTTCTCGAATTAATGTAGCGCACGATTCTAGCTATGAGATTGAGACCTTTGAGAGGGAGTTGAGGGCGCGGTGTCATCAGGATAGGTACTTGGTATTGACTGGAGATGAGGGTGGACGAGGAGACCCGGTATTGTACCTAGTTGTAAGGTATCACAATAGGGAGCTAGGCGTTTCTCAGACGCGTGCTGTGGATGTGTTTAGATTTGATTTGGTTGGGGGGAAGATGAGTTATACGACTGAGCTTGATGATCACGCGTTTTTCATAGGGCAAGGAAGTGACTCCTTTGCCATACCAGTAGAGCAATGTGGTCCTGGTGGGTTAAAGCCGGATTCGGTCTATATAGCAGATGATTTAAGGGTGTTTGATTTAAAAGAAGGATCGATAACACCTATTCTAGACACGGGGGATCTCTCGATGACACGATTCCAGTCATTTTGGATTCCTCCACCAACCCCCGAGCAAATTCAGTACGGTAAGGAATGGCGGACAAGGACTCATTAGTCTTACTAAGGGGCTTCATTGGGTACATCTGTTATTGAGAATTAGGTTGGTAATTCTTGTGTGtactattttttttattaaaagttCCTAAGTTTATTTCTATTATTAAGaattttttgtttacatttgttttttaTATGTAGTTTTTCGCTAAAAAGGCAAATTTTGTGCTTCTCGGTTTTTTATAGCAAAAGATGTATAATGCACCTCATCGACCCAATTCGAGAATCGCCATTTGACGAGCAATGAAGAGTCTAGTCGTCCACAGCGGTCCGTCATATAATGCCACTCAAATAATCATGCTACTTAGAGTCAGCACATATCTTACTCTTGCTTCCTTTGAATCATTTGGCCTAAATAACGTTCATCTCAACTCTTTCTATTTTTGTtccttttttatttatataaaataaatgacGATGCTGctattctctctttattattgttgtgCCGAATTAAAGCAAAATGGATTATATTATATTGCATTCATTGGTGTGGTCTTCTTCTATTAGTGTATCTTTTGCTTTTTTGATCTTGAGAAATGACTTCCATATTCTAACATTAGCGAAACCTGAATTTACCGTTAAGGGCGAAAATTTTTAAAGGGGGCAATGGAGTAATAACATAAGATTAactttcaaaactttcaaaaatttaactaaaacttTCGAACTTTTCATTTTACATGGGGGAGTGAGCCATTTACATCCTACCTAATAATAACCCATCGCGATACTCAATTACGCTCCAAAGTTGCACACAAGAGTTTACCATTGAGATAAAAGCAGCGAGCAGTACTGACACTTATTATTATGAGATTAAAAGTTGAAAAATCCAGAACATTAAGTCAAAAACACAAATTATAGAGTAAGATCTTGTAAATAGGGTGTACAACGGCTTTACAGCATACAGTGGCCTTATATAAAAAAAACACACAATTTATGAAGAGCGAGGTAGAATTGTTTTTCAGAGGATACCGTCTTATCCTAGTAGAAAATTCGTAACAACTCAACACTAATATAAAGGTTGAATTGTTCTATTAGAAAAGCGAGAGGTTGAAATTCAATTATTGTTTTTCCTTGTGTACATCTGTTCTGTAACACACCCCATGGCTTCTGGTACAAGGCACATTGGCAACATAGTTTTATTTTTCGAAAACATTGGCACCGTCACAAACTCAAATAAAAACTCTGTagaacataagaaatagaagccATAAAAACACCAATTCAACCTTGATTCAATAACTAGCTAGAAATAAGGCAATACTAGACGTTTTTATTTTCTTGCGAGGAATATTTTAATCAAAAATAATTAACCAGTTTAATCGAAAAACGTCAACCAAAAGAAGGAGGAGCAACCCAGTAAGCTTGAGGACGAATGTTGGCAAGATCCCCAAACGAAAGAAATGGTGTAAGACACTTTGTTTCCAAGTCATAGTAACCGAAATCATCAGCAACATACACACAATTCGACTTGAGCCCTGAGCATTCGCGACTTGAGATGAAAAACGACTCGCTATTTCTTCCTAAGAAGAGCGCCTTATCGCCTATGGACTCTACATGTTTCAACTCCCCGTCACCCTCTAAATCAATCTCAAACAATTCAATATCTTTAGTCTCGCATTGAACATCATCGTCTTTAGCTAAATGTCTAATGACGAAGAAAAGACTTGGATTATTTTCTTCGGTTACCACCAGGAATTTCTCGACATTATGATTCCATGAATCCTCAAATAATTCATCATATTTTGTGATAACTTTCGGATCCATAAACAAAGACAACTCGCGGTTTTTCACGTTTTTATCATCCTCTAAAGTATACCACAATTTAATTTGGAGATTTCCAGAGTTCTCCAAGTGTAATTCGTACATAGTGTTCACCTTCCTGTTGTACGCCACTCGAGATATCGAATTTTCTCGACCTAATTGTTTCTGCCATCCGTTGGTGTTACCAATTTGAAGACCATGGCCCCAACTTTTTATAACACCACCTTTCTCGAAAGAACAACCTGTATCTTGCCTATCTTCCGTTATAAGTGCGAAGGTGTTTGACATTGGATCACCAGCCAGAGTAAAGTGCAACCCTTCCCTATACATTGTAGAAGGTCCGGGTAACTTGCGACTACTTGTTTCAGTAGCGTAAGGGTTAACCAGGAACAGACTACCATCCGAATCACATTCGAATGCAACCCACCCTTTCGCCGACCCCACACAAATTGTGTTGAATGGAACGCTCCCATGTGCTGTAGGACGGTCGATCTTGACTATTGATTTGTCGATTATATTCAAGTAGTTATCAGTTGGACCATTCGGACCGTCTTTAACGTCAGGAGGAAGCATAAGCCATGGTGTTGATAAAATTGGCAATGATGACTTGTACAAGTTTTTAGAaattattgatgatgatgacgaaaaTTGACGACACGGTTTTAATTTGTGGACACAATGATTGAGAATGTTGCGTAGAGCCATGGTGAATGTTCCTTAAAGAGATTTTTGTAAAACAATACGGAGTAAATTTTTCTTTATATTAGACCTCGAAAAATCTCTTTGGGTTAATTGGGTCGAGTGTAAGTTATTTTGGGTTATCAAATCTCTTATAAAGATAGAGTTTCTCGTTTGCAAAGATAGTTTTTTTTCGTAGCAATATATTTAAAGATTAAAATACTCTTAAAAAAAAGATATTTATACATACAAACATGGAAAATTTCTAAATCTCGTTCAATTAACTAAAGGTTTTTCTATCATGTGCCCAATACACGTATTAAGGTGTCAATTAAGGAAAAAATATATCATGAGATTTTCAAATTTCCGTAAATTCCGTGTAAAGCTATAAAAATCAACGATGATATTATAATTATTGACATATGATCAtaggaatattttttttttttttttttttattagggttTTCTATCATATGTCCAACAGGCACATGTTAAAGAGCCAATTAAGAAAAGAATTACAATGtaccaaaaaagaaaaaagaaaagaattacAACATATATCATGAGATTTTCATTAAATATTTATACATACTATTATCAAATTTCCGTAAATTCCGTTTGTTTTATTTGAGGAGTTTTTGTTTGTAAAGATATAGAAATTTTATGCGATGATATTATAATTATTGATATATGATCATAAgataaaatttttattttttttatttttttattagcaATAACTTAAAAGATCTCATACAAATCCCGGAAATTTTCTAAatcttctcaaaaaaaaaaaatcactcaaATTCAAACCTAACTCAGTTTCCAACATTCAATGGCAGGCATTGCTTTTGCGCGAAGAGCACTAAAGCATATTACCCCAATGACCCGTACCAGCACGAAAACTGCCGTAAGACAGTTCGTCACATTACCGGCGACACAGACACCGTCACCGTGGCTACGGGTCCCCATCGATACGACTAACCCTGCGTTTGTCGAGATTGAAAATTTCTACAACATTGTAGACAAGAGACTTGTCAAGCTTGAAATATTGAAAGCATACAGTATCGATCGTAACATATTATGCGTTGGATCAAGTCGCGGGTCACTCGCACTTATCTGCGATGGTGGGAAGATGTACATCGGGTACCCCCACAGTGGCGGCTGTGGGGGAGAAAAGTACAGAATCTATGGTGGCGATGACCGCAAATCTTATAATCATCTTCACTCCTTGACCCGATTTTACACTAAAGTCGGCAATATTGTAACAGTTTTATGTTATCCGAGGTATGAACCTCAGACCTACCATGATTTTTATGTTAATTGGTCAAATGATTGGAAATGGACTAGTTTCCCTAACCTATTCCACAAGGACGATCCCCCTATTGTTTATTGTCAGAAAACTAAAACCGTTTATAAGCTTTCTTGTAATGGTATTGAACACGGTCACGGTCCATGGGTTGTCGAACTATGGGATATGTCTGATGATCGTATAAATGTCACTTCTCGAATTAATGTAGTGTTCGATTCTAGCTATGAGATTGAGACCTTTGAGAGGGAGTTGAGGGCGCGGTGCCATCAGGATAGATATTTGGTGTTGACTGGAGACGAGGGTGGGCGAGGAGACCCGGTATTGTACCTAGTAGTAAGGCACCACAATAGGGAGCTAGGCATTTCACAGACGCGTGCAGTGGATGTGTTTAGGTTTGATTTGGTCGGGGGGAAGATGAGTTATATGAAAAAGCTTGATGATCACGCGTTTTTCATAGGGCAAGGAAGTGACTCGTTTTCCGTACCAGTAGAGCAATGTGGTCCTGGTGGGTTAAAGCCGGATTCCGTTTATATAGCAGATGATTTAAGGGTGTTTGATTTGAAAGAGGGATCCATAACACCTATTCTAGACACGGGGGATCTCTCGATGACACGGTTTCGGTCATTATGGATTCCTCCACCAACAAACGAGGAGATTGAGCAAGGCAAGGAATGGACAGACTATATGAAGCCATGCACAAACGAGGAGTTTGAAGAGTTAATGACAGAGTTTTTGAAGCAATAGATAGCTGGAATATTTAGAAGTACGAAAGTTTGTGTTTCTTTTGTTCGAAGTTAGGAGTTGAAGAGTTTAATTTGGAGTTGTGCGTAACGTAGCTACTACTGAGTATCATTTAAATTTTGTTGCGATAATGGTATGGGTGACAGTGATAATGATCATAAAGTTGGATATTAACCGAATCACGTTAAACGCGCTTTTCTTAAGACTATTTCGATCAAATTTTACGCCTTTTGTGCCGAACTAAAGTAAAATGTTTCATTAAAAATACCTAATCGTCTTTTCATCAGAATTTGTTATATGTTCCGTGAAAATTCGATGCCTTTTTAAGCCTTCCGATCCTTCTATTGATGTTCTTCTATTGTACGGGTTATATCTGTCGCTGAGTTGATCTTGAGACCATGTTGAAGGATATGAGGTACTCAATTCTCTTGAAATTGtcaattacattttttttctcaaaataaaatacaatgacGAAAAATATGAACAATTAATAAGATATCACTATTATATAATAAATGtattaaaaaaataaactctATATACCGTGCATTTATTGTACGGGGTCtaaactactccctccattcaactccaaatggtacatttcttttttcacgtttgccagcGCACGTTTTGCAtcgtaaatatctttagctacactattttaaaaattataaaaatttgatatttttaatgtactcctaaagacgaatataacaagatcccacatgaatatattttatcttatatattggGAGAAAATGAGAAGATTCTTCttacttgtgaatagtgtacaaaagagaaacataccatttggagttgaatggagggagtagtacgGAGTATATATGTATAACCCCGATAGGGAACAGAATATACATCGTTTATACTTCGAAATAGTCTTTTAACAtatgataaatgttaattatcatatatatgtatatcaatttcacccaaaaaaaaaaaatatacatatcCACTAAACACA from Silene latifolia isolate original U9 population chromosome 5, ASM4854445v1, whole genome shotgun sequence encodes the following:
- the LOC141654991 gene encoding uncharacterized protein LOC141654991, producing the protein MAVRSILNHCVHKLRPYRQFSSSSTIISKNSYKSSLPILSTPWLMLPPDVKDGPNGPSDNYFNIIDKSIVKIDRPLAHGSVPFNTKCVGSAKGWVAFEFDSDGSLFLANPYTEARCHKLPPLKFPKYRQGLHFTLAGDPMSENFSLIEEKRELHNKLCLAAYNRKADTLYKLHFEDDNRKLQFITRSYPFEDDETGDKRRALSLSLYPEIYKVFDKVNPWDYNVEVYLVVTEGNNSRLFLVIRHLAKKDEVGCETKDIKLLKIDLEGEGEVEYVESIDDQALFIGTNSEPFFISTHNGSGIKSNCVYVADDLGYYDLETKCITPFLSLGDLADVRPQVYWVAPPSFA